From the genome of Solanum dulcamara chromosome 12, daSolDulc1.2, whole genome shotgun sequence:
AATTTCATGATTTAGCAGTCTAAGGGATATGATGGGCTTAAAGCATTGTGTTCTCAAAGGGTAGATTGACTGTGATGTACTGTTTTGGGGGCTGCATCCTTAGTTGTAGTATACCTTGACAAGGCTAATGAATCAGTTCATGAGTTGAGGGTAAATGGTGATAGTTGATTTACCCTGAAATGCAATAGGGGACAGCCAACCTATGAAGTGGGCAATGAGGTTGAGGGTGGCTTTTTACTTAGCTCAAGCTATGGAATACTGCAGCAGTAAGGGTCGAGCAATATATCATGACCTCAACGCTTACAGAATCTTATTTGATCAGGTAAAATGAGTTTTACCCTTGTGTTCGTTAACCTTAATTAGTTGCTGTTTGTGGCTTTGTAATTTGTTTTGCATTCTACAGGATGGTAATCCTAGGCTCTCTTGCTTTGGCCTGATGAAGAACAGTAGAGATGGAAAAAGTTATAGTACAAATTTGGCTTTCACTCCTCCAGAGTACATGAGAACAGGTCAAATATTTGTTTCTCTAAGCTATTATTTACTCAAGTTAGTGTTCTATATTGTGGACTCCTGGTGGCTTTTAGTTGTTTGCTGCAAAAAACTAGCTTCGAGAGGGTGTTGCTTcattaatttatgaatttttgcaGTCAGGAATTTCCTTTAGTACCATATTGTGATTTCCTACCTTTATTCAACTAACGCAAAAGCTGAGACAAGAGTTTTATGTTTGGCAGGAAGAGTGACATCTGAAAGTGTTGTTTACAGCTTTGGAACAATGTTGCTAGATCTTTTGAGTGGAAAACATATACCTCCAAGCCATGTAagttttgaaatattgttgGATCCTTTTTCTAGAAAATCATGTCAACTATTAATGTGAAATCCATGTAATAGTGGATGCTATTTGACTCTATTATCTGAGTACCTAAATATAAGATTTTATTTTACCTTCCTATAGGCACTTGATCTAATTCGAGTGAAGAATTTGTCAATGTTGATGGATTCTTGTTTGGAGGGTGATTTTTCTAATGATGATGGAACCGAGCTAGTGAGGCTAGCCACTCGTTGTTTACAGTATGAAGCACGTGAGAGGCCAAATGCAAAATCTCTTGTTAATTCTCTTATTACCATTCAGAAAGAAACAGAGGTATAACCAAAGTTACTGTATTACCCTCGACTTGCTTTGAGATCATTCCAACATTTGAAGAGTTGCAACCTCTTTACATATATGATATTGAAGTGAGCGTATATTATACATCCTCCTTTAACTCTGACACTTGAAATTTGGTTTTCTGAGTTCTCACAATAGTATAGAAGTGTCTCCTGTGACCTTAGTTTATGTCGCTAATTATTCATGGAACTTGAAAGTGCATTGGTGGTTGTGGAGTGACAGAACACAATCTTCTGACTCTTGgtattcataatcacatgaaactGGTGTTTCAAGTCACATAGGGGGAAAAAGTGGAAAGGTCACTTGACCCTTCAGATGATTGTGTGTGTATGGGGTGCAGGGTGGGGGAGTGTGGGGTGTAGTTTGCCATATCAAACGAAATAATAATTATTGTATCAATAATGCTTGAGGCTCAATACTTCCGAATGATGTAATGCCAGGTGCCATCACATGTTTTGCTGGGAATTAGACATGGAGCTGCAACCCCACCCCAACCATTGCTTTTGACAACAACGGGTGAAGCATGTTTGAGAAGAGATCTAACAGCCCTTCATGAGATATTGCAAAAGACTGGGTACAAGGATGATGAAGGAATTGCCAATGAGGTTTGTCCCTTTActatttattgatgatgattGATTTTCCAAATGTACATTGTCCCTCTTGTTTCTCGAAAAGTAAGATTATGGAAGCTGCTTTCTTGCCAAAGTATTCTGTTCATGATCTCACACACTTAAATCTTATTTCCTCTCCTTTTGAGCACTTTGTATGAATGACATCCATTTTCTTATCATGTTTCTCTTACTGGTATATCTTAGTTACCATCAACTTATTCCATTTTCTGCAGTTTGCTTTTCCATAGTTTCATTTCCTTGGCATCAGCTTTGTTTATACAGACAGTATTACAATCCTGCCTCCtccccaacaacaacaacaacatacccagtgtaatcccacaactggggtttggggagggtagggACTAGAGTGTACACAACCATACCCCTACCTCGTAGAaatagagagactgtttccgGTAGACTCCCACCCCCACGAGGCCACGACTAGAAAGGAAAATATAAGTGATTCAAGTTTGTTATCACATGTATACTCTAATAATTTCTATGGAAGATCTCACTGTGGTTTCCCTTTTAGAGAGGTTTTATGCACTATCTCCATCAAATATCATTTCCAGTGGGACCTTCTGTGTTATCACTATCATGCCCTTGTATTATTCTTGTTGATATGTAAGCATTATAAGATCTTTAGTGTTATGACATTAACTACTGGAATAATTAGAAGTAAGATATGTGGATGTTATATAGTGACTTTTTCATAGTACAGCACTACATTGGTTAAAAACATGATAGCATCTCTTAATTTAATTATTCAGTAGTCTGCTCTCTTTATCTACCGTAAGGTGTAAAAATGATTCTCGATTTCTCCCCTTTCTTATTTTAACTCAAACTTTGCCTTCtgtaggatagtttttctcattaCAGTGAACAAATTTGGGCTATAAGGTTCATAGTTCCCCCTCTCCCTCTTGTATGTTTAATTCGTATGTTCCAAATGAATAGCTCTGCTTTGCTTGAATACTGTAATAATAGTTCTCTTAATTGATATCGTAGCATGTCAAATATACTTTGCTACCCAAATGCATATGTAATGTGTTGGCATTTACTTGAACCTCAAGTCTTCCCAATGCAAAGGAAAATGATGATCATGATCTATAATTTGTTTAATTAGGGAGAAAATTAACTTATTGTTATGCTAGTTTTAGCCTAAGATGAGTGATGTGTCACTCTTCTTCTTACTGTGTACGAGTGATACTTTGTGTAATACTCTTTTCGTTACCTACAATTCTACCTTAAGTTGATCATTGATATGTTTGCAGCTTTCTTTCCAAATGTGGACAAATCAGATGCAGGAAACCTTGAATTCTAAGCAGCAAGGAGATGCTGCTTTCCGAGCCAAGGATTTCATAACAGCCATTGAATGCTACACACAGGTTTGACCATCTAAAATCGTTCATCGTTGTAATGATTCACGTCTACCTTTAACATTAACTAATATactctatttttttctaaaaaaagcTGTAAATGAAATGCCCTCTTAAGTATTTATGATAAACAAAGGCCATCTTCTACTACTGCAATAAGCTTCTGTATCTATTCTAAGCAGCAATAAAGGGAAACAGAACACAGAATAATTTCTTATCGCGAACTATTCTAGCGATTTTGCATTCATTAATTCTTCCATTATTGTTGTGATGCTGATCTAACAATGCCATTTTGGTTTGAAGAATATACGGGGCTTACATAAATGCTATTTTTGTTGTATCAGTTCAATGATGGAGGGACCATGGTGTCACCAACCATATACGCCAGACGCTGCTTGTGTTATCTGATGAGTGACATGGCACAAGAAGCTCTAGGAGATGCAATGCAAGCTCAGGTTATATCCTCTGAGTGGCCTACTGCCTTTTATCTTCAGTCTGTTGCACTTTTTAGCCTTGGGATGGAGAATGATGCACAAGAAGCACTTAAAGAAGCCACAAAGTTGGAAGCAAAAACTAAAAATAGTAGTGTGTAGATacatttcttgatttttcaaagTTTCTTATATTTAAAGGGCTTGTGATATAAAGTTGTTACTATGTCAAtagtttatttctaaattactttttattttgtgCTCACATCCGGTGAAGGCATTGGAGAATTTATAGATTGTCCTCTGATGCGCCTTTTGTTCTTCATTTGTTTACTGGAAATGGAATCTCAACTTGCTTGACTTGCTGTTTTCttacttttcatttttattattttggatTCTCCCAAGTGCCAATTAATTATGCAACATATTCTTGTACGTGtagtatttattaatttttcgaGGTTTCTCAAGTTGCGAAATGTCAGAACTTTCATGAATCAAGAATTTGTTTGTTTAGAGTGATTAAGATCCATTTTCGAAAACATCATTCCACAACTCAGACACCAAGCCCCCTTTTGATAGTTTCCAACATCCCATGTACTGCATATTTCTCGAgtgaaaacaataatataatcaaacaAATATGATAAGGTACGTAGGTGTGCAAGAGTACTTCACGCCACAATCTTCTTGAATGGTTTCTCTTTATATGATTTTGGATAATCCTCTTCAAATAGATTATCTCATCTCCTTTGTGACTTCTTATTCTTTCccaacttttcaaattttgtcACTTTTTTCTCTAACTATATCGAGGAGGAAATAGGccaacaaaataagaaaatgagttaaagaaggaaaaaataaaataaaaaattggctAAATTAGCTTCTCACGTGCGGTTAATGAGTATCGTATCACATTCGCTATGCtatatgtcacgatccaaaatgggccGTGGGtaacacccacacttaacctcttaGGTGGAAAAACCAACAATACAAAtctcaacttataaaatatatcaataatGCTGAAGCTCAAATTATGAGAGTAAGAAATAATAACACCACTAAAGTCTATTAAATACGTTTtctcaaaacctgaaagtcatcactttaaggacatctaattctaaaatactaagtctgaaaatatcaaacaccaaaataaataaataacttaagtgtccgaaaactaaggacatcatgccatgcccgaaagaatccaacacgagctagaagaaatagctcaccctgaaaccTGATGTACTGGACACTAGCAAGagttgaggtcgagtcgaagtcgatggaacactcaCTACACtctataaaataaaacagaaaaatacaagtatgGGTCAATataggacaacatgtactgagtagatatCATCGACCAAcccaaaatagaaattaatatgcataaagtaatagcggaaaatcaaccatGGCACGTAACATgtgacaaccaacaagatcaaggtcaagtgacaacacaattaacaattacataactagtcaataatatcaagatcacacatgaggattCAGACCTCTATATCTcgctcttttgggaaatgagttattggagatttgatagcattaagtcattttaatttgttttcctttaatattaccgtgtcgAAACGTAACACCCGATTCAATAATACCgtatcgaaatgtgacacccgattcaaatatactgtgtcgaaacgtgacatccgattccAAAATaccgtgtcagaacgtgacacctgatccaatataattaatttatcattctttattatcatatttcacttcgttaacaatatttcatcaaaaaatttTATTCAAAGGCATCACCTTTGATAGAGAAAGTTtaagattatagatttcacaGTCTtgagatttcagaccaatcacaacaacatatcaaccatccaaaccacaacaattcaatgcatagtaaacttcaaacattactcaatgactatcaatcactattaagaatctatttatgatatagaataaaccataacctacctgaactgaagaaccgaagtcaagcaagctaatttatcggtgattttcctttcttcgatgccCTAGAACGTTCCCAATCtgaaaaatatacaatattcTTAAGCAATCGAGTCCATAGACACCCATATTGTTATCCTTATATTCCGAATAAATAACTATAACACCTAAAAGAAGATGCCACTACCCAGATGGTATTTAGGACCTCGACATGTTATAAGGAATTTTCTTACGTCCTAAAGCTACGAATTTCACCAAAACAAAGAGTTATCATGGTTGCACCAAATTATTGATATAGAAGTATGCTCCTCTCAATCATTAGCCTATAATTTCGTAATCATTAGTCCTCAATCTCATCACTATAATATTAGTAAAAATAACGATTGTAGTGCGGCAATCAATTTGCCAATTTAAGTTGAAATCCATTCATTTCTACCCACTTGTAATACTAAAATATTCCTACTATATCCTACAACTACCACAATTGCATATAAATTCACAATCctatattcactactcccaagAACACACACCCGACAAATGAGGGTTGCTCAGTTGGTTAAGCACCTCCACCCACGACCGGTAGGTCCTGAGTTCGAATCACATTGGAGACGAGGTATGGAAACACTAcaaatcctccaaaatgggggtaaaaaataaataaataaataataataaaaaagaacaCACACCCTGCCCCACTTCTCCCAATTTCCACAATAATAATATACGTATGCTAATTTCCAACAGTCCTTCACTATATAGCTTATATTAAAATACTATTATTCTTATCTCATATACATGCTAATAATTTAATGGTGGAATTGGAGTGAATTCTCACCTGAAGCCGCACAAATTCTTAACAATTCCTCTTCCCTGTTTGTCCGCAGGTGAATTTTCTTTTCGTTGCTTTCCTTTCTCTTTTCAGTTCGTAGAAGTGGACCAAAAGGATTATTAAATCCTATTTCACTTTATTTAGATACTTAAGAGATAAGTGGTATAGGGGaaataataaattatcaatttgatccattaactaaattaattatctaaggttacccctcaactaaataacatggttattgaataatccaaaataCCAATTAATATTTTACGAGATgagttttttatgaaataaaaagttctagtactcaaaacgacctaatgggtcgttacactATATCAtcaaaaaaagtgtcaaaatgacacagtaGGAACTTACTACGGGTATTTAAAAAGTATACGACTTAGATGTGGTGTTTAAGTGAAAAATCGTGCAAACTTTAGGTGTGTGCTGATGGATTTCTGTCAATTTTTGAGATTAAATTAGGGCCAAAATTAATCTGTTACATGATATCAGATCAGGACCATTCCTACATCAATGACTTATAAGCTCTCATATTAAATTATTCACGCTTAAGATGTTCAGGCCTCGTGAGCTAGCTTTATGAAATGTATGCATCTTAACAACTATTTACATTCATACAAATCAAACTGAATGCACATGAAGAGATACAATATATATAGATAGTTCCATAGCAGTTCTTGCTATTCCTTGAGTGAGGCTTTTCTTACTTTGAATCAAGTACTAAGCCCTTACATATATTGAAACATAAAAAATCCTCCTACCATATAATTCTCTGTACTTGAGAGTCCAGTGAACATTTAAACTGTTGAAGCTGGAGTAATCTGTGCAGTATTATAGCAGCAACTTTTCTCAGAGAAAAGTTAGTTTCATTTTCATGTTCTATATGAGAAACAAAGGAAAATAAGCAAATGCTAATCTTGGCTAACTTCCCTATAATTGTCAATGTGAAGATTCTATGCAAAGCGCAGTAGCCAATATGTTTTAAATGGTTCAAAACTTGAAATCCAAAAATATTGCTTCATTGAAGTCCCTCATTGGGTGATGTAGAAGGCTTATTACTCCAAATAGAGGAAGCTAAATATGAAAAGAGGAGAAGAAAACTTATCCTGCTCAATCTATCTCACTAAGGGACCGTTTACCTTCTATAtgtaatcataatttgaaatcaaatcaatttgaagttgaagttttatttGGATATGCAATTTCAATTTCttaatttgtaattttttctcATATACATGAAAACCCCACAAGCTGTAAATGACTATTAAATTTTATCAAATgagcaaatcataattcataaacaaTTTTATCAAATGAGCAATTCTTATACATGAAAACCCCACATATCTTCGTGTTcctttaataaataaatcataaatgttTGCGATTCAAACTTTGAAATACACAATTTTATAAAGATCCACTtgtcaataataatagtaactagttattctttaatatataattttttcacaTGATACAGACAATCTCTTCACGCCGAGCATGAGtctttttttacaaatttaaaaataacatttttttttacaaaaatataaacatatggatcaaatttcacattttaaaaaaataaattaaaaatcataatttagaatcTTAAATCATAGTTTTCATGACATGTATATATCTGATAATGTTTAGGGatcgtttggtagagtgtattaaAATAATTCTAAATAGAGTTTAATGCTTGTATTAGTTATACttgcattaattatacatagaatatatattttttatgcattgtttggtttAGTGTActaaaaaataacatgcattgtATAAAAATATCCTTAATAATTATGATGAAAAAGATGTAAAAAGGTTTTGAAAGGTAATTGGAAAAAGAGTACCAAACAAGATATTGTTAATACACttaattaatgcatgcattaatgtTTTTTCTAACACACTCTACCAAACTAGTATAATAAACCAAATGAAGATAGGGGTGGGGCAAGAAACATgtatatgtaaagaaagaaaacaTTTTATTGAAGTTTCAGGCGAAGAATAAACTGGTGAACAGATTCTCTCATAACAACAATTTCCTAGTAATCctatgtaaaaataaataaaaaatgagatCAAAATCTCATCTCTCCCTCTCTCACTATACTACAATAACAATTACAAAtcttaatatttataagtaacaAATACTACTATCCTTAATTCACAAGGAAAGTGACTTAGAATGTGGTATAAATTAGAAAGAAACAGGAGAAATATCAGGAGCACCAACAATAATATCTTCAGAAGCAATAGGGGCAGAAGCATCAGTAGCAGCAGCTCCACTGCTCAATAGCTCTATCATGGCGCGGTGTGGGCTGC
Proteins encoded in this window:
- the LOC129876971 gene encoding serine/threonine-protein kinase BSK5-like; amino-acid sequence: MGVRSSKFSFCCWHSSLKPSPHDLSDLENGGENGKNALRSFTEFSLDVLMTATNGFSADNIVSEHGEKAPNVVYKGLLENGHWVAVKRFNRSAWPDSRQFLDEAKAVGNLRSERLANLLGCCCEGEQRLLVAEFMPNETLAKHLFHWDSQPMKWAMRLRVAFYLAQAMEYCSSKGRAIYHDLNAYRILFDQDGNPRLSCFGLMKNSRDGKSYSTNLAFTPPEYMRTGRVTSESVVYSFGTMLLDLLSGKHIPPSHALDLIRVKNLSMLMDSCLEGDFSNDDGTELVRLATRCLQYEARERPNAKSLVNSLITIQKETEVPSHVLLGIRHGAATPPQPLLLTTTGEACLRRDLTALHEILQKTGYKDDEGIANELSFQMWTNQMQETLNSKQQGDAAFRAKDFITAIECYTQFNDGGTMVSPTIYARRCLCYLMSDMAQEALGDAMQAQVISSEWPTAFYLQSVALFSLGMENDAQEALKEATKLEAKTKNSSV